The Arachis hypogaea cultivar Tifrunner chromosome 14, arahy.Tifrunner.gnm2.J5K5, whole genome shotgun sequence genome has a segment encoding these proteins:
- the LOC112741999 gene encoding protein ESMERALDA 1 gives MHAYNRLPSSGHSSPSPPPSPLRSPRLRHGRSKTGRFSPGHPGAGGGVGRTAAQRLAWSFLSLLLRRQGVFLFAPLIYISGMLLYMGSASFDVVPVIKHRPAPGSVYRSPQLYARLRPEMDADNSSADAISTIWKIPYKGGEWKPCVNRSSQGLPESNGFIYVEANGGLNQQRTSVCNAVAVAGYLNATLVIPNFHYHSIWKDPSKFKDIYDEEYFISTLKNDVRIVDRIPEYLMERFGSNMSNVHNFRIKAWSSIQYYKDVVLPKLLEEKVIRISPFANRLSFDAPPAVQRLRCLANYEALRFSNPLLTIGESLVERMRKRSAINGGKYVSVHLRFEEDMVAFSCCVFDGGEQEREDMIAARERGWKGKFTKPGRVIRPGAIRINGKCPLTPLEVGLMLRGMGFTKNTSIFLASGKIYNAEKTMAPLLEMFPNLHTKETLATEEELAPFKNYSSRMAAIDYTVCLHSEAFVTTQGGNFPHFLLGHRRYLYGGHAKTIKPDKRKLALLFDNPNIGWKSFKRQLLNMRANSDSKGVEIKRPNDSIYSFPCPDCMCHANKTDNSRSSSAA, from the exons ATGCACGCGTATAACAGGCTACCGAGCAGTGGCCACTCATCGCCGTCGCCGCCGCCGTCACCACTGCGATCACCAAGGCTCCGACACGGTAGGTCCAAAACAGGAAGGTTTTCTCCGGGACACCCTGGCGCCGGCGGAGGGGTTGGCCGGACCGCCGCGCAGCGCCTTGCGTGGTCGTTTCTTTCGCTGCTTTTGCGGCGGCAAGGGGTTTTCCTTTTCGCGCCGTTAATCTACATCTCAGGGATGCTTCTCTACATGGGCTCCGCCTCATTCGACGTCGTTCCGGTCATCAAGCACCGCCCTGCGCCAGGCTCCGTTTACCGTAGCCCTCAGCTCTACGCCAGGCTTCGCCCTGAGATGGATGCTGATAATTCTTCTGCAGATGCG ATATCAACAATCTGGAAGATTCCATATAAAGGTGGCGAGTGGAAACCATGTGTTAACAGATCTTCACAAG GCCTACCTGAATCAAATGGATTCATATATGTAGAAGCTAATGGTGGCTTAAATCAGCAACGGACATCA GTATGCAATGCTGTTGCTGTGGCCGGCTATCTCAATGCTACCCTTGTGATTCCCAACTTCCATTATCATAGCATATGGAAAGATCCTAG CAAGTTCAAGGACATTTATGACGAAGAATATTTTATCAGCACCTTGAAAAATGATGTACGAATAGTTGACAGGATTCCCGAGTACCTAATGGAAAGATTTGGCAGCAATATGTCAAATGTCCACAATTTCAGGATCAAGGCATGGTCATCTATTCAATATTACAAAGATGTGGTACTTCCAAAGTTACTCGAGGAAAA GGTTATCAGGATTTCACCATTTGCAAATAGATTGTCATTTGATGCTCCTCCAGCAGTCCAACGCCTTAGATGCTTAGCGAACTACGAAGCTTTACGGTTTTCAAATCCTTTATTGACCATTGGTGAATCCTTggttgaaagaatgagaaaacGCAGTGCTATCAATGGTGGCAAATATGTCTCTGTACATCTTCGTTTTGAAGAG GATATGGTCGCTTTCTCGTGTTGTGTTTTTGATGGTGGAGAACAGGAGAGAGAAGACATGATTGCAGCAAGAGAAAGAGGTTGGAAAGGGAAGTTTACAAAACCTGGACGAGTTATTCGTCCTGGAGCCATCCGGATCAATGGGAAGTGTCCCCTCACTCCATTAGAG GTTGGCCTGATGCTGAGAGGAATGGGATTCACAAAGAACACTTCTATCTTTTTGGCATCTGGAAAGATATATAATGCCGAAAAAACAATGGCTCCATTACTTGAAATGTTCCCTAATTTGCACACTAAGGAAACTCTTGCAACAGAAGAGGAACTTGCTCCATTTAAG AATTATTCTTCCAGGATGGCTGCCATAGATTACACTGTTTGTCTTCATAGTGAGGCGTTTGTCACGACTCAGGGTGGTAACTTCCCTCATTTTCTGCTGGGCCACAGAAGATACTTGTATGGTGGACATGCTAAGACAATTAAACCTGATAAACGGAAGTTAGCATTGCTGTTTGATAATCCCAATATAGG ATGGAAGAGTTTCAAGCGTCAACTGCTGAACATGAGAGCCAATAGTGATTCCAAGGGAGTTgagatcaagagaccgaatgactCAATCTATAGCTTCCCATGCCCAGATTGCATGTGCCATGCCAACAAAACTGACAACTCAAGATCTTCATCAGCCGCTTGA